In Plodia interpunctella isolate USDA-ARS_2022_Savannah chromosome 17, ilPloInte3.2, whole genome shotgun sequence, one genomic interval encodes:
- the LOC128677053 gene encoding protein Fer3-like yields MSYGSETPHVWSSSAGSEVSPYGPLWDAPPAPVPYPDILAFPPADLVWSAAGCGRGSARSTPGGKKPRRRVASVAQRRAANIRERRRMFNLNEAFDKLRRKVPTFAYEKRLSRIETLRLAITYISFMCELLHGSPQPHHSHHSLPPRHVFDAEVPWCA; encoded by the exons ATGTCATACGGCAGCGAGACGCCGCACGTCTGGAGCAGTTCTGCA GGCAGTGAAGTGTCGCCGTACGGGCCGCTGTGGGACGCTCCGCCGGCGCCGGTGCCTTACCCAGACATTCTGGCTTTCCCGCCTGCCGACCTGG tATGGTCGGCGGCGGGATGCGGTCGAGGGTCGGCGCGATCGACTCCCGGCGGAAAGAAACCTCGTCGTCGCGTCGCGTCCGTCGCTCAGCGTCGCGCGGCGAACATTCGCGAGCGTCGACGTATGTTCAACCTCAATGAAGCCTTTGACAAGCTGAGACGAAAG GTACCAACTTTTGCGTACGAGAAGCGTCTCTCGCGCATCGAAACTCTCCGCCTGGCCATCACCTACATCAGCTTCATGTGTGAGCTCCTCCACGGCTCCCCGCAGCCTCACCACTCCCACCACTCTTTACCTCCGAGGCATGTGTTTGACGCTGAAGTACCATGGTGTGCGTAA